Sequence from the Guyparkeria hydrothermalis genome:
AACGAGAACTACTCGCACCCGGCCATGCCGGAGGATGTCGAGGAAGGGGTTCTCAAGGGCGCCTACCTGCTGCGCGAGAGCAAGAAGAAGCTCAAGAACCGCGTCCAGTTGATGGGTTCCGGCACCATCCTGCGCGAGGCCGAGGCTGCCGCGCACATGCTCGAGGACGAGTGGAAGGTCGCCGCCGACGTCTGGTCCGCGACTAGCTTCACCGAGCTGGCGCGCGAAGGTCAGGCCTGCGAACGGCACAACCGCCTGCACCCGGATGCCAAGCCGCAGAAGGCGTACATCACCGAGGCGCTGGAAAAGCGTGACGGCCCCGTCATCGCAGCCACCGACTACATCCAGGCCTATCCGGACCAGATCCGCCGCTTCGTGCCGAGCTCGTTCACCACGCTGGGCACCGACGGCTACGGACGCTCCGACACCCGTGCCGCCCTGCGTCGCTTCTTCGAGGTCGATGCGGCACACATCGTGGTCGCGTCACTCAAGTCGCTGGCCGACGAAGGCGCCATCCCGGCCTCCAAGGTCAACGAGGCGATCAAGAAGTACGACATCGATCCGGACTGCGCGCCGCCGATCGAGCGATAAGACTAGCCGCCCCGCCCCGGTCCATCCCGACACGGTCGGGGCGGCGGCCCCATTCGATCCGACGTCCGCCCACTCGCGGACGCGCATGCAACCTTTCATGGAGACAGGCTGATGGCCACCAAGTCGATCACCCTCCCCGACATCGGCAACTACGACAACACCCCCGTCATCGAGGTGCTGGTCTCGCCCGGTGACCGGGTCGAAAAGGAAGACTCGCTGATAACGCTGGAGTCCGACAAGGCCACGATGGAGATCCCGTCCCCGTACACGGGCGAGATCAAGAAGGTACTGGTCAAGGTCGACGACACGCTCAACCAGGGCGACCTGATCGCCGAGATCGAGGCCGAGGAAGAAGCGGAAGCCCCGGCCGAAGAGAAGAGCGAGGAGCAGCCGGCCGAGGCGCCTGCCGAAAAGGCTGAAGAGAAACCCGCCGAACCGGAAAAGCCGGCAGCGGCGCCGGAAAAGACTGAGCCCGCAGCTCCCGCCGCGAACGCGCCAACACCGGTCAACCGACAGAGTGCTGGCGCGAAATCCCACGCCAGCCCCTCGGTACGCCTGTTTGCCCGCAAACTGGGCGTGGATCTCGGCAACGTCACCGGCACCGGTCCGAAGGGCCGCATCCTGCAGGAAGACGTCGAAGGTGCGATCAAGAAGGTGATGGAAGGCGCCGGCAAGGGTGCAGCCGGCGGCGCGGGCATCCCGCCGCTGCCGGAAATCGACTTCTCCCAGTTCGGCGAGATCGAGGAAAAGCCGCTCTCGCGGATCAAGAAGCTTTCCGGCAAACACCTGTCGACCGCGTGGCTGAACATCCCGCATGTCACCCAGTTCGACGAGACCGACATCACCGAGCTCGAGGCCTTCCGCAAATCGTTGAAGCCGCGAGCCGAGAAGTCCGGTATCAAGATGACCCCGCTGGTGTTCATCCTCAAGGCGCTGGCGCACGTGCTGCGCGAGTTCCCCAACATGAACGCCTCGCTCGCCCCGGACGGCGAGAACCTGATCGTCAAGAAGTACATCAACCTCGGCGTGGCCGTGGACACACCGAACGGCCTCGTCGTGCCGGTGGTGCGCGACGTAGACCAGAAGGGCGTGTTCGAGCTCTCCGAGGAGCTGATGGACATCTCCGCCCGAGCCCGTGACGGCAAGCTGACCGGCGCCGACCTTTCCGGCGGCACCTTCTCGGTCTCCAGCCTCGGCGGCATCGGCGGGACCCAGTTCACGCCGATCGTCAACGGCCCGGAAGTGGGCATCCTCGGCGTTTCCAAGGCCAGCATGCAGCCGGTCTGGAACGGCTCGGAGTTCGTGCCGCGCCTGATGCTGCCGCTGGCCCTCTCCTACGATCACCGCGTCATCGATGGCGCCGAGGGCGCGCGGTTCATGACCACGCTCTCGCGCACGCTCACCGATCTTCGCGAACTGATGCTGTAAGGAGCGCCGGATGACCATCGAAACCATCAATCTGCCGGACATCGGCAATTCCGACGAAGTCGA
This genomic interval carries:
- the aceF gene encoding dihydrolipoyllysine-residue acetyltransferase yields the protein MATKSITLPDIGNYDNTPVIEVLVSPGDRVEKEDSLITLESDKATMEIPSPYTGEIKKVLVKVDDTLNQGDLIAEIEAEEEAEAPAEEKSEEQPAEAPAEKAEEKPAEPEKPAAAPEKTEPAAPAANAPTPVNRQSAGAKSHASPSVRLFARKLGVDLGNVTGTGPKGRILQEDVEGAIKKVMEGAGKGAAGGAGIPPLPEIDFSQFGEIEEKPLSRIKKLSGKHLSTAWLNIPHVTQFDETDITELEAFRKSLKPRAEKSGIKMTPLVFILKALAHVLREFPNMNASLAPDGENLIVKKYINLGVAVDTPNGLVVPVVRDVDQKGVFELSEELMDISARARDGKLTGADLSGGTFSVSSLGGIGGTQFTPIVNGPEVGILGVSKASMQPVWNGSEFVPRLMLPLALSYDHRVIDGAEGARFMTTLSRTLTDLRELML